The proteins below come from a single Metarhizium brunneum chromosome 1, complete sequence genomic window:
- the RAD16 gene encoding DNA repair protein RAD16: MPRGRRSLQAGGMPLLEVSESPDVNGTRRTRSVSSRPANGYEIVVSSDSTQPVRRPRGRPSRASLLSAITTSSSSSPSHYSGVKPRRGRAAAIGSTSVSSAATPQELSSDAEYSTPATSKNPTPLTAEGSLSVEASKSLASLEVRLPARSRADDSDSERALRNSIYSMKANRKLTEIVNSDEEDDDSSDTGWDARIARRLQDEEFAKADEGALRSSSLSGSNRAVTATTSPLPTRGVAKRGRASTRLSMQLAPPAKKSRIIPDSDDPPTSDFDMDAEIAAAAALDSELSEPPELSEGEARFTDSDEVNEAAMDKDGGTSDAFSDDEPLSVKKKGKQPQKPRTLSSKAKMPTRRGRPSTAATGSKPNLAIRRNRAQDVVQDSDDDDVAEEVVSIASDMSTVSSVSAGLSSSNSSDAEEGVSELRRIAANRRAYRSGNTRRLRKERDRLEYHHPEIVTMWKDLENMPILKAGMAPQPQSISRQLKPFQLEGLAWMKEMEKREWKGGLLGDEMGLGKTIQAVSLIMSDYPAKQPSLVLVPPVALMQWQSEIKSYTDGTLKTFVFHGTNQKAKTITAKELKTYDVIMMSYNSLESMYRKQEKGFKRKNGIHKEKSVIHSIHFHRAILDEAHSIKTRTTMTAKACFALRTTYRWCLTGTPLQNRIGEFFSLIRFLNIRPFALYLCKQCPCSTPEWAMDENSRCSHCNHAGMQHVSVFNQELLNPIQKFGNLGPGREAFRKLRLMTERIMLRRLKRDHTDSMELPVKEIYVERQFFGEEENDFANSIMTNGQRNFDTYVAQGVLLNNYANIFGLIMQMRQVADHPDLILKKNADGGQNVLICSICDEPAEDTIRSRCKHDFCRACVSSYIGSTDAPDCPRCHIPLSIDLEQPEIEQDENLVKKNSIINRIKMENWTSSSKIELLVHELHKLRSDNASHKSIIFSQFTTMLQLIEWRLRRAGITTVMLDGSMTPAQRQASIEHFMNNVDVECFLVSLKAGGVALNLTEASRVFIVDPWWNPAAEWQSADRCHRIGQTRPCTITRLCIEDSVESRMVLIQEKKTNMIHSTVNADDKAMESLSPEDMQFLFRGS, translated from the exons ATGCCTCGCGGGCGCCGCTCTCTTCAAGCCGGCGGGATGCCACTATTAGAGGTTTCTG AATCGCCTGATGTGAATGGCACCCGTCGGACTAGATCAGTTTCATCCAGGCCAGCCAATGGATATGAAATCGTCGTCTCCAGCGACTCAACACAGCCAGTTAGGCGACCTCGAGGAAGACCATCTCGTGCTTCCCTTCTTAGTGCGATCAcaacttcttcatcatcctcaccTTCTCATTATAGTGGGGTTAAACCACGACGGggcagagcagcagcaatcgGCAGCACATCTGTCTCTTCCGCCGCTACACCACAGGAGCTGTCTTCTGATGCCGAATACTCTACGCCTGCTACTAGCAAGAATCCCACACCATTAACTGCTGAGGGGTCATTGTCTGTTGAAGCTTCGAAGTCCCTTGCGTCATTGGAAGTACGGCTACCTGCCAGGTCTCGTGCCGACGACTCTGACAGCGAACGAGCACTCAGAAATAGCATTTACTCCATGAAGGCCAATAGAAAACTGACTGAAATTGTCAATTctgatgaggaagatgacgactcCTCTGATACAGGGTGGGATGCCAGGATAGCCCGTAGATTGCAGGATGAAGAGTTTGCAAAAGCTGATGAAGGAGCTTTGCGGTCCTCGTCGCTCTCTGGGAGTAATCGTGCTGTGACTGCTACCACCTCACCTTTACCCACACGCGGAGTTGCAAAGCGAGGCAGAGCTTCAACTAGGCTATCCATGCAACTGGCTCCACCAGCAAAGAAGAGCAGAATAATACCAGATTCAGACGACCCTCCAACATCTGACTTCGACATGGATGCAGAAATCGCAGCAGCCGCTGCACTGGACAGTGAACTCTCGGAGCCTCCTGAACTCTCGGAAGGCGAAGCGAGATTTACTGATTCAGACGAGGTTAATGAAGCTGCGATGGATAAAGACGGTGGCACTTCTGATGCTTTCTCGGATGATGAACCTCTTTCAGTTaagaagaaaggcaagcAGCCACAAAAACCAAGAACCCTGTcgtcaaaggccaagatgccaaccAGACGAGGTCGGCCATCAACAGCAGCGACTGGTTCCAAACCAAACCTTGCTATAAGACGTAACCGAGCACAGGACGTCGTCCAGGACTcggacgatgatgatgtcgcAGAAGAAGTCGTTAGCATCGCTTCGGATATGTCCACTGTATCCTCGGTCTCTGCTGGCCTGAGCTCTTCCAACTCTAGTGACGCTGAGGAGGGTGTGTCAGAGTTACGAAGAATTGCTGCCAACCGCCGAGCGTACAGGTCGGGCAACACGCGACGCCTTAGGAAGGAACGTGATCGCCTTGAGTATCACCATCCAGAGATTGTTACCATGTGGAAAGACTTGGAAAATATGCCCATTCTCAAGGCTGGGATGGCTCCACAGCCGCAAAGCATTTCTAGACAACTGAAACCGTTCCAACTGGAAGGACTTGCTTGGATGAAagaaatggaaaagagagaaTGGAAGGGCGGATTACTAGGTGACGAAATGGGTCTCGGCAAGACTATACAAGCTGTCTCGCTCATTATGTCCGATTACCCAGCTAAGCAACCGTCATTGGTTCTTGTGCCGCCAGTCGCATTGATGCAGTGGCAATCGGAGATAAAATCGTATACGGATGGTACTCTGAAGACTTTTGTCTTCCACGGAACTAatcaaaaggccaagactaTCACCGCTAAAGAGCTCAAGACATACGATGTGATTATGATGTCGTACAACAGCTTGGAATCAATGTACCGAAAGCAAGAAAAAGGCTTCAAGCGAAAAAATGGCATCCACAAGGAAAAAAGTGTCATTCATTCAATTCATTTCCACCGAGCCATTCTAGACGAGGCTCACAGCATCAAGACACGAACAACGATGACCGCCAAAGCTTGTTTTGCCCTTCGAACGACATATCGCTGGTGTCTGACCGGAACTCCGTTGCAAAACCGCATCGGAGAATTCTTTTCATTGATACGATTTTTGAACATTAGACCTTTTGCTCTTTATCTCTGCAAACAATGCCCCTGCTCAACTCCCGAGTGGGCGATGGACGAGAATAGTCGCTGCTCCCATTGCAATCATGCAGGCATGCAGCATGTGTCCGTCTTCAACCAAGAGCTCCTTAACCCAATTCAAAAGTTTGGTAATCTTGGACCCGGTCGGGAGGCTTTTCGCAAGCTTCGGTTGATGACGGAGCGTATCATGTTGCGTCGTCTCAAGAGAGACCATACCGACTCTATGGAACTGCCTGTCAAGGAAATTTATGTCGAAAGACAGTTTTTTGGTGAAGAAGAGAACGACTTCGCTAATAGTATTATGACTAACGGCCAGCGCAACTTCGACACCTACGTCGCCCAGGGTGTATTGTTGAACAATTACGCCAACATTTTTGGCCTTATTATGCAAATGAGACAGGTGGCAGATCACCCTGATTTGatcttgaagaagaatgctGATGGTGGACAAAACGTGTTGATCTGCAGCATTTGCGACGAGCCAGCAGAGGATACAATCCGAAGTCGATGTAAACACGACTTTTGCCGAGCCTGTGTTTCTAGCTACATTGGATCAACGGATGCTCCTGACTGTCCTCGCTGTCATATACCTCTGTCGATAGACCTCGAACAGCCCGAGATTGAGCAGGACGAAAACTTGGTCAAGAAGAATTCGATTATTAACCGAATTAAGATGGAGAATTGGACTTCATCTTCCAAGATTGAACTGCTCGTCCACGAGCTGCACAAACTCCGTTCAGACAACGCATCCCACAAGTCTATTATCTTTTCTCAGTTTACAACCATGCTGCAGCTTATCGAGTGGCGACTACGCAGGGCCGGTATTACGACCGTCATGTTGGATGGTTCTATGACACCCGCGCAGCGTCAGGCTTCCATTGAGCATTTTATGAACAACGTTGATGTGGAATGctttcttgtttctctcAAGGCAGGCGGTGTTGCGCTTAATCTCACTGAGGCCTCAAGAGTCTTTATTGTTGATCC ATGGTGGAATCCAGCCGCAGAGTGGCAATCTGCAGATCGTTGCCATCGCATCGGCCAAACCCGCCCTTGCACCATTACGCGACTTTGTATTGAAGACTCGGTGGAGAGCCGTATGGTTCTAATCCAGGAGAAGAAAACAAACATGATTCACTCGACTGTGAATGCAGACGACAAGGCCATGGAAAGTCTTAGTCCTGAGGATATGCAGTTTTTGTTCAGAGGTTCTTAA